A single window of Flavobacterium sp. 140616W15 DNA harbors:
- a CDS encoding lysoplasmalogenase has translation MKSPLLLKFYIGFSFFYLLILLYNLENIAWYLKGLLIPILWLAVYFSEDFPSKKILLGALLFSWIGDVILLFANISEIYFILGLVAFLISHVIYIILFNKQNKPNVSKNKGVFFIGLGFILVYLTTMLTVLLPKLGDLQLPVIVYALTISTMLLYAFSGYLIWKKPANTYIFIGAIVFVLSDSILAMDKFYEPIYKNSFFIMLTYLMAQYLIVIGILKLNSVRTK, from the coding sequence ATGAAAAGCCCTTTACTCTTAAAATTCTATATTGGTTTTAGTTTTTTCTATCTTTTAATTCTTCTTTATAATCTCGAAAATATTGCCTGGTACTTAAAAGGATTGCTTATTCCTATTTTATGGCTTGCCGTTTATTTTTCTGAAGATTTTCCGTCAAAAAAAATTCTTCTTGGCGCTTTATTATTCTCATGGATTGGTGATGTGATTTTATTATTTGCTAATATTTCCGAAATCTATTTTATATTAGGCTTGGTAGCATTTCTAATATCTCACGTTATTTATATCATTCTGTTTAACAAACAAAACAAGCCCAATGTCTCTAAAAATAAAGGTGTTTTTTTTATTGGTTTGGGATTTATTTTAGTTTATTTAACCACCATGCTTACCGTTTTGCTACCAAAACTTGGCGATTTACAACTTCCTGTAATTGTTTATGCTTTAACTATTTCCACGATGCTTTTGTACGCTTTTAGTGGCTATTTAATCTGGAAAAAACCTGCAAACACCTATATTTTTATTGGAGCTATTGTTTTTGTACTTTCGGATAGCATCCTAGCAATGGATAAATTTTATGAGCCCATTTATAAAAATTCATTTTTTATTATGCTCACCTATCTTATGGCACAGTATCTGATTGTAATTGGTATTCTAAAACTGAATTCAGTAAGAACAAAATAA
- a CDS encoding ATP-dependent Clp protease adaptor ClpS, which produces MSTKEKVKERVREKEAISFNNEIIVYNDDVNTFDHVIETLIRVCNHTPEQAEQCSLIVHYNGKCTVKTGSMDKLKPQCTQLLEAGLSAEIV; this is translated from the coding sequence ATGAGTACTAAAGAAAAAGTAAAAGAAAGAGTTCGGGAAAAAGAAGCAATATCTTTTAACAACGAAATCATCGTATATAATGATGATGTAAATACTTTTGATCATGTAATAGAAACATTAATTCGCGTGTGCAATCATACACCCGAACAAGCTGAGCAATGCTCTTTAATTGTTCATTACAACGGAAAATGTACCGTAAAAACGGGCTCGATGGATAAATTAAAACCACAATGTACCCAACTTTTAGAAGCTGGACTAAGCGCAGAAATCGTTTAA
- a CDS encoding sterol desaturase family protein: MEEYGKILIIAMPIFLLLIIIEKSYGLYIKQDHVPLIDSVSSVSSGITNSVKDVLGLTITFISYEWLVSKIAIYHIENTIITYIVGFFVIDFYGYWSHRLSHQINFLWNKHAIHHSSEEFNLACALRQPIASFVNLFTFLLIPAALLGVPATVIAITLPLHLFLQFWYHTKYIKKMGVLEHILVTPSHHRVHHAINPEYLDKNHSQIFIFWDKLFGTFQEELDTVPPVFGITRPANTWNPIRINFQHLSLLISDAWRAENWKDKFTIWFKPTGWRPENFEEKYPVNKITDVYNYTKYGIDNSTKLVYWSITQVMITLLFVSYLFSNIAKIGFPNIFYYGFFIFITIYSYTELMDKNRFAILWESLRLVTALVIIYHFGDWFGLNSVFPFGNIAIIGYLIISLLISIYFVKVDFKTIKPVLVNS; encoded by the coding sequence ATGGAAGAATACGGAAAAATACTAATTATTGCAATGCCAATTTTTTTATTATTAATTATAATCGAGAAATCGTATGGTTTATACATAAAACAAGACCACGTCCCTCTTATCGATAGTGTGTCTAGTGTCAGTTCTGGCATTACCAATTCTGTAAAAGATGTCCTAGGTCTTACCATCACTTTTATTTCGTATGAATGGCTCGTTTCTAAAATTGCCATTTACCATATAGAAAATACTATAATTACCTATATCGTTGGATTCTTTGTCATTGATTTTTATGGCTACTGGAGTCATCGCTTGTCTCATCAAATTAACTTTCTTTGGAACAAACATGCCATCCATCATAGTAGCGAAGAATTTAATCTTGCTTGTGCCTTACGTCAACCTATTGCCAGTTTTGTTAATTTGTTTACTTTTTTACTAATTCCAGCTGCCTTACTTGGCGTTCCTGCAACTGTAATTGCTATTACACTGCCACTGCATTTATTTTTACAATTTTGGTATCATACCAAGTATATCAAAAAAATGGGTGTTTTGGAACATATATTGGTAACTCCATCCCATCACAGAGTACATCATGCTATAAATCCTGAGTATTTAGATAAAAACCATTCGCAGATATTCATATTCTGGGATAAACTTTTTGGTACTTTTCAAGAAGAATTAGACACTGTTCCGCCTGTTTTTGGTATTACAAGACCAGCAAACACATGGAATCCCATCCGAATTAACTTTCAGCATTTATCATTACTAATAAGTGATGCATGGCGAGCTGAGAACTGGAAAGATAAATTCACCATTTGGTTTAAACCTACTGGTTGGCGCCCTGAAAATTTTGAAGAAAAGTACCCTGTCAATAAAATTACTGATGTATATAATTACACCAAATATGGAATTGATAATTCTACGAAACTCGTTTATTGGTCGATTACTCAAGTAATGATAACACTCCTGTTTGTAAGTTACTTGTTCAGCAATATTGCAAAGATTGGTTTCCCGAATATCTTTTACTATGGTTTTTTTATTTTCATAACGATTTATAGTTATACGGAATTAATGGATAAAAACCGTTTTGCTATTTTGTGGGAAAGCCTACGTTTAGTTACTGCTCTTGTTATTATTTATCATTTTGGAGATTGGTTTGGACTTAATTCTGTTTTTCCTTTTGGCAACATTGCTATTATCGGATACCTTATTATTTCTTTATTAATCTCAATATACTTTGTAAAAGTAGATTTTAAAACTATAAAACCTGTTCTGGTAAACTCTTAA
- a CDS encoding 2-dehydro-3-deoxyphosphooctonate aldolase, translated as MKKIALFIILLITATSCVSTKSTLKNVDDNAPNLTLNKDNTFIITQYSKDKKYGYNKDYPVNIFYRTSKDEVINQQRFLNALAGPNGEKITYTKLESCCPFPSKRSDMGAGFLDVYEIKWEGQKKPINLYLNIYEKGVLMVPLGLTLKK; from the coding sequence ATGAAAAAAATAGCTCTTTTTATCATCTTACTTATTACAGCTACATCTTGTGTTAGTACAAAATCTACTCTAAAAAATGTAGATGATAATGCGCCAAACTTAACTTTAAACAAAGACAATACGTTTATAATCACTCAATATAGCAAAGACAAAAAGTATGGTTATAACAAAGATTATCCTGTAAATATATTCTATAGAACATCTAAAGATGAAGTCATTAATCAACAACGCTTTTTAAACGCTCTGGCTGGACCAAACGGAGAAAAGATAACGTATACTAAACTTGAAAGTTGCTGTCCCTTCCCTAGCAAAAGAAGCGACATGGGAGCTGGTTTTCTTGATGTTTATGAAATAAAATGGGAAGGACAAAAAAAACCAATCAATTTATATCTTAATATCTACGAAAAGGGAGTTTTAATGGTTCCACTTGGATTGACTTTGAAGAAATAG